Proteins encoded together in one Coffea arabica cultivar ET-39 chromosome 2c, Coffea Arabica ET-39 HiFi, whole genome shotgun sequence window:
- the LOC140035501 gene encoding cysteine proteinase inhibitor 5-like: MALNLHPLLLTILVSPVVFPFSEAYRPVEAGRNPINVNDPHVIEIAKFAMSWRNAVSTTGFQFLKVIKGERQVAPRVTGVNYNLVILAKAADAPLYCEVAVFDREWENLRILTSFREIPAGDALAPALAPAGSW; the protein is encoded by the coding sequence atgGCTCTTAATCTTCACCCTCTGCTCCTCACAATCCTAGTGTCACCGGTGGTCTTCCCTTTCTCAGAAGCCTACAGACCAGTCGAAGCAGGCAGGAACCCGATTAATGTAAACGACCCTCATGTAATAGAGATTGCAAAATTTGCAATGAGTTGGCGCAATGCTGTATCCACTACCGGTTTCCAGTTTCTAAAAGTGATCAAAGGAGAGCGACAAGTTGCTCCAAGAGTTACGGGCGTTAACTACAATCTTGTTATCTTGGCGAAGGCAGCAGATGCTCCCCTTTACTGTGAGGTTGCTGTTTTTGACAGAGAATGGGAGAATCTTAGGATACTCACTTCCTTCAGAGAAATCCCTGCTGGTGATGCGTTGGCGCCCGCATTGGCACCCGCGGGAAGTTGGTGA
- the LOC140035502 gene encoding polyphenol oxidase, chloroplastic-like — MHGLGKFDRRNVLIGLGGLYGAACTFVTKPFVYAAPISAPDITQCGAAKLPSGATPTNCCPPLPTNIVDFKLPPTSTNLCVRPAAHLVDGEYIAKFADAIQRMKALPDDDPRSFNQQAKVHCAYCDGAYNQVGFPNLELQVHNSWLFFPFHRCYLYFFEKILGSLINDPNFAIPFWNWDNSDGMQLPGFYSDPDSPLYDSLRDTNHQPPTIIDLDYNGFDTSIDDQLQVSQNLITMYRQMMVNSRTARLFFGSPYRAGDDPDPGAGSLENIPHGSVHVWTGDRNQPNGEDMGNFYSAARDPMFYAHHSNLDRLWNVWKTLGGRRQDITDPDWLDASFLFYDENAEMVRVKVRDCLDTTKLGYTYQAVDNPWLNSLPTPRLTRVSRKIKKLGVANAADTQMDKDVFPIRLEKAVKVMVKRPKTKRIKKVKEEKEEVLIIEKIEVERDVFAKFDVFVNDEDAPKSGPDKTEFAGSFLNVPHRHNHGKKIKTEVKLVITEILEDLDAEEDDHVLVTLIPRSGCDALTIGGIKIVVL; from the coding sequence ATGCATGGCCTTGGGAAGTTCGATCGTAGAAATGTTCTTATTGGTTTAGGAGGACTATATGGTGCAGCCTGTACTTTTGTTACTAAACCTTTTGTCTATGCGGCACCGATATCAGCACCTGATATTACACAATGCGGTGCAGCAAAATTGCCCAGTGGAGCCACACCAACCAATTGTTGCCCTCCACTCCCCACAAACATAGTCGATTTCAAGCTTCCTCCAACATCTACTAACCTGTGTGTTAGGCCTGCTGCTCACCTAGTCGACGGCGAATACATTGCGAAGTTTGCAGACGCCATACAACGGATGAAAGCCCTTCCTGACGATGATCCAAGAAGTTTCAATCAACAAGCCAAGGTACATTGTGCCTACTGTGATGGTGCTTATAATCAAgttggatttccaaatcttgaacTTCAAGTACACAACTCATGGCTCTTCTTCCCATTTCATCGGTGTTACTTATACTTCTTCGAGAAAATCTTGGGAAGCCTCATTAATGATCCAAATTTCGCCATACCATTTTGGAACTGGGACAATTCTGATGGGATGCAATTACCTGGATTCTATTCTGACCCTGATTCTCCACTCTATGATAGTCTTCGCGACACCAATCATCAGCCACCAACAATAATTGACTTGGACTACAATGGCTTTGACACTTCTATTGATGATCAATTACAAGTGTCTCAAAACTTGATAACCATGTACAGACAAATGATGGTGAATTCCAGGACTGCCAGGCTCTTTTTTGGCAGCCCTTATCGGGCTGGTGATGATCCTGACCCCGGAGCCGGTTCGCTTGAGAACATCCCTCATGGATCAGTTCATGTATGGACTGGCGACAGAAATCAACCTAATGGGGAGGATATGGGGAACTTTTATTCGGCTGCTCGAGACCCCATGTTCTATGCTCATCACTCCAATTTGGATAGGCTATGGAATGTATGGAAAACTCTTGGAGGAAGGCGGCAAGATATCACAGATCCTGATTGGCTTGATGCATCATTTCTCTTCTACGATGAAAATGCTGAAATGGTCCGCGTAAAAGTTCGCGACTGTTTGGACACCACCAAGCTTGGTTATACATATCAAGCCGTGGATAATCCATGGCTGAATTCTCTTCCCACCCCTCGTCTAACCAGAGTTTCGAGGAAGATAAAGAAGCTTGGGGTGGCAAATGCAGCGGACACGCAAATGGATAAAGATGTCTTCCCAATAAGGCTAGAGAAGGCAGTGAAGGTTATGGTTAAGAGGCCAAAGACGAAGAGGATAAAGAAGgtgaaagaggaaaaagaggaagttttgattattgaaaagattgAAGTGGAGAGGGATGTATTTGCCAAGTTTGACGTGTTTGTTAATGACGAGGACGCCCCCAAGAGCGGGCCGGACAAGACTGAATTTGCCGGGAGCTTTTTGAACGTTCCACATAGGCATAATCATGGGAAGAAGATCAAGACTGAAGTGAAGTTGGTCATAACAGAGATTTTGGAAGATTTGGATGCTGAAGAAGATGATCATGTGTTGGTAACTTTAATTCCACGTAGCGGTTGTGATGCTTTGACAATAGGTGGTATCAAGATTGTTGTGCTTTGA